The proteins below are encoded in one region of Polycladomyces zharkentensis:
- the cobU gene encoding bifunctional adenosylcobinamide kinase/adenosylcobinamide-phosphate guanylyltransferase, with product MSVVMVTGGVRSGKSAFAEEVCRSWGGRVLYVATGGAPRDEEMRARVELHRQRRPHHWGLIEEPLEPEKWLSHSEPYDIVLIDSLSAWVANRVMDVDESDRERFRRLPEELETEWNRLLPCFGQQKTVIVTDETGWGGVALSPMGRLFQEALGRVNQLTARFADEVWMVVSGIPWRLKG from the coding sequence GTGAGCGTGGTGATGGTGACCGGTGGGGTTCGTTCCGGTAAAAGCGCCTTCGCGGAAGAGGTCTGCCGGTCGTGGGGAGGGCGCGTCCTCTACGTCGCCACGGGGGGAGCGCCCCGGGATGAAGAGATGCGGGCGAGAGTGGAGCTGCATCGCCAACGTCGCCCGCATCATTGGGGATTGATCGAGGAACCGCTGGAACCAGAAAAATGGCTGTCCCATTCCGAACCCTACGACATCGTGCTGATAGACTCTCTTTCCGCATGGGTGGCCAACCGGGTGATGGATGTCGATGAATCGGACCGGGAGAGATTTCGCCGATTGCCTGAAGAGCTGGAAACGGAATGGAACCGGCTCCTTCCCTGTTTTGGACAACAAAAAACGGTGATTGTCACGGATGAAACAGGATGGGGCGGTGTGGCCCTGTCACCGATGGGACGGTTGTTTCAGGAGGCGTTGGGGAGAGTCAATCAACTCACTGCCCGATTCGCCGATGAAGTGTGGATGGTGGTTTCGGGGATTCCCTGGAGGTTGAAGGGATGA
- the cobS gene encoding adenosylcobinamide-GDP ribazoletransferase, with product MKGFWSALAFLTRIPVPVRWLHPDGWRTSPAFYPAVGGVIGLCLVGFNWLTASWLSPWVRAVLVVGMWVRLTGGLHLDGLMDTADGMGANRDREQTLAIMKDSRIGAMGVLAALFVVLVKVAAVHDLSFFATIALFSAPVAGRMAILSALYFWPYVRQDGIGSQLKAALTGWRVAGAWAFGIILLTVASGWLAVLTLAVTLVVTVWMARRVVHKIGGLTGDVYGAIVEVAEAAVLIAFCVWR from the coding sequence ATGAAAGGGTTTTGGTCCGCATTGGCCTTTTTGACGCGCATCCCCGTCCCCGTTCGTTGGCTGCATCCGGACGGATGGAGAACGAGTCCCGCGTTCTACCCTGCGGTGGGCGGCGTGATTGGATTGTGCCTCGTCGGGTTCAACTGGTTGACGGCGTCGTGGTTGTCGCCTTGGGTTCGCGCTGTGCTGGTCGTGGGGATGTGGGTGCGACTGACAGGGGGCCTTCATCTGGACGGATTGATGGATACAGCAGACGGGATGGGAGCCAATCGGGACCGGGAACAAACTCTGGCCATCATGAAGGACAGCCGGATCGGTGCGATGGGCGTTTTGGCTGCATTGTTTGTGGTATTGGTGAAAGTGGCGGCGGTTCATGATTTGAGCTTTTTCGCCACCATTGCGCTGTTTTCCGCTCCCGTGGCCGGCAGGATGGCGATTCTGTCGGCCTTGTATTTCTGGCCGTATGTTCGGCAAGACGGGATTGGCTCCCAGTTGAAAGCGGCACTAACAGGGTGGCGGGTGGCCGGGGCGTGGGCATTCGGCATCATCCTGCTTACGGTGGCAAGCGGTTGGCTTGCCGTATTGACATTGGCAGTCACCCTGGTGGTGACGGTGTGGATGGCGCGGCGGGTTGTTCACAAGATTGGCGGATTGACGGGTGACGTGTACGGCGCGATCGTGGAAGTGGCGGAGGCGGCGGTGTTGATCGCTTTCTGCGTCTGGAGGTGA
- a CDS encoding histidine phosphatase family protein, with protein sequence MRLIWVRHGETEGNRQGRYVGHWDDPLNKQGRQQARMTERLSRERVSAIYTSDLCRSKETASMIAAHHPSVPLAITPLLRECAFGEWEGRTYDEIAAHGEAYLRRWYDDPWHVSPPGGECLQQMEQRISRWLETLAVRHGRGDTVVAVAHAGPIRLFYAKWVKRNPRALWDFSLRHGGVWVVRRREDGWEEESWNPS encoded by the coding sequence GTGCGGCTGATCTGGGTGCGTCACGGAGAGACGGAGGGCAACCGGCAGGGGCGGTATGTCGGCCATTGGGATGATCCGCTCAACAAACAGGGGAGACAACAGGCGCGTATGACGGAACGGCTGTCGCGGGAACGGGTGTCGGCGATCTACACCAGTGATTTGTGTCGCTCGAAAGAAACAGCATCCATGATTGCCGCTCATCATCCGTCAGTGCCGCTTGCGATCACGCCTTTGTTGCGTGAATGTGCCTTCGGAGAATGGGAAGGGCGAACATACGACGAGATTGCGGCGCATGGGGAGGCATATTTGCGACGGTGGTACGATGATCCCTGGCATGTGTCGCCGCCCGGCGGCGAATGTTTGCAGCAGATGGAACAACGCATCAGCCGGTGGCTGGAAACGTTGGCTGTTCGTCACGGACGCGGGGATACGGTAGTGGCGGTTGCCCATGCAGGTCCGATTCGCCTGTTTTATGCGAAGTGGGTGAAACGGAATCCGCGTGCACTGTGGGATTTTTCGCTGCGGCACGGTGGAGTGTGGGTCGTTCGCCGAAGGGAAGACGGATGGGAGGAAGAATCATGGAACCCGTCATGA
- a CDS encoding SgrR family transcriptional regulator codes for MRILEQYIEVRLKYSEVADHQSFYVSLEELAETWYCTVRNAKRILDKLEDEGLIYWKSGGGRGKRSKLQFKRPLQEVIPPYFRMLVKQGAFKEAVRLIKRKGVPADIRQSCYAYMMKELSFPMINWSEPFRTLTPTMVATNTGRWFFVKGDK; via the coding sequence ATGAGAATCCTGGAGCAGTACATTGAAGTGCGCCTGAAATACAGTGAAGTGGCAGACCATCAATCGTTCTACGTGAGCCTGGAGGAACTGGCGGAAACATGGTATTGTACGGTACGCAATGCGAAACGCATCCTCGACAAATTGGAAGACGAGGGGCTGATCTATTGGAAATCGGGCGGGGGACGGGGAAAACGTTCCAAATTGCAGTTCAAGCGCCCCCTGCAGGAAGTGATCCCTCCCTATTTCCGCATGTTGGTGAAACAGGGGGCTTTCAAAGAGGCCGTTCGACTGATCAAGCGAAAAGGCGTCCCCGCCGACATACGCCAATCCTGTTATGCATACATGATGAAAGAACTGAGCTTCCCCATGATCAATTGGAGTGAACCGTTCCGGACGTTGACGCCCACCATGGTCGCCACGAATACAGGGAGATGGTTTTTTGTAAAGGGAGACAAATGA
- a CDS encoding ABC transporter ATP-binding protein, with product MTVTPVMEIRNLSKQIGRRTIVQSVSLDVYPGEVLGLLGPNGAGKTTLIRMMTGLIAPSQGDIRIHGFSVRTQFEQAIQHVGAIVENPEFYKFLSGYKNLVHFARMVPGVDEERIHEAILLVKLEEAIHDPVKTYSLGMRQRLGVAQAILHRPSVLILDEPTNGLDPAGIRELRDYLRRLVKTEGTAVVVSSHLLSEMELMCDRVAIIQRGKLIDVRRVNEMVHHEGLIRVRFEVDRTEPLPLILRRLGWEREWEELPLGFEIRLQKEEIAELNRQLALMGVRVFGIDKVEQTLEDRFLEMTEGDESWSRYGD from the coding sequence ATGACAGTCACTCCTGTGATGGAGATTCGCAACCTGAGCAAACAAATCGGTCGCCGAACGATCGTCCAATCCGTTTCGCTGGACGTATATCCGGGGGAAGTGCTCGGACTTTTGGGACCCAACGGTGCCGGGAAAACAACGCTGATCCGCATGATGACGGGACTGATTGCTCCCAGCCAAGGAGATATCCGCATTCATGGCTTCAGCGTACGAACCCAATTCGAGCAGGCAATCCAACATGTGGGAGCCATCGTGGAAAATCCGGAATTCTACAAGTTTCTGTCGGGATACAAAAATTTGGTTCATTTTGCCCGCATGGTGCCGGGCGTGGACGAAGAACGCATCCATGAAGCGATCTTATTGGTGAAGCTGGAGGAGGCCATTCACGATCCGGTCAAAACTTATTCTCTGGGAATGCGGCAGCGTCTCGGCGTGGCCCAGGCAATATTGCACCGACCTTCTGTGTTGATCCTGGACGAGCCGACCAATGGGTTGGACCCGGCCGGCATTCGCGAACTGCGCGATTATTTGCGCCGTCTGGTCAAAACGGAAGGAACGGCCGTGGTGGTGTCGAGTCATTTGTTGTCCGAAATGGAGCTGATGTGTGATCGGGTGGCGATCATTCAGCGCGGAAAGCTGATCGATGTTCGCCGGGTGAATGAAATGGTTCACCATGAGGGATTGATCCGGGTACGATTTGAGGTGGATCGGACAGAACCCCTCCCGTTGATTTTACGCCGATTGGGTTGGGAACGCGAATGGGAGGAACTGCCTCTCGGGTTTGAAATCCGGTTGCAAAAGGAAGAGATTGCGGAATTGAACAGGCAGTTGGCACTGATGGGCGTCCGCGTTTTCGGAATCGACAAAGTGGAACAAACGCTGGAAGATCGGTTTTTGGAAATGACGGAAGGGGATGAATCGTGGTCTCGTTATGGCGACTGA
- a CDS encoding ABC transporter permease — protein MVSLWRLTRNENMKIMERTRTVIMMGLLILMLFIMAFAMRWMVTVAGSTLDMWEFAVKCTHLLFGVQLFAVVIAGDIVSSEFAWGTVKMLLIRPVGRTKILLSKYMAVLWWIFVCMAVLLIGSLLFGMVFFRLTLDPERIITVFKHLGTVYVLYAVEVIMMATLAFMLSAVSRSSTLSVGLSIFLLFSGSVLAEIMKLWGWSWGKYLLFANLDLTSYVVDTGTHFPGMSLGFSLTVLAAYFLLFHLIAWLVFTKKDVSV, from the coding sequence GTGGTCTCGTTATGGCGACTGACACGAAACGAAAACATGAAAATCATGGAGCGGACGCGAACAGTGATCATGATGGGGTTGTTGATCCTTATGCTTTTTATCATGGCGTTCGCCATGAGATGGATGGTCACCGTGGCAGGTTCTACCCTGGATATGTGGGAGTTTGCCGTCAAATGCACTCACCTGCTGTTTGGCGTGCAGTTGTTTGCCGTGGTGATTGCGGGGGACATCGTGTCCAGTGAATTTGCATGGGGAACAGTAAAAATGCTCCTCATCCGCCCCGTCGGACGAACCAAAATCCTGCTGTCCAAATATATGGCCGTATTGTGGTGGATTTTTGTCTGCATGGCAGTACTGTTGATCGGTTCGTTGCTGTTTGGTATGGTCTTTTTCCGATTGACGCTCGATCCGGAACGGATTATCACCGTTTTCAAGCACCTGGGGACGGTATACGTGCTGTATGCGGTGGAAGTGATCATGATGGCCACACTCGCCTTTATGCTTTCCGCGGTGTCGCGCAGCAGCACCCTGTCCGTCGGTTTGTCCATTTTTTTGCTGTTCTCCGGGTCCGTCTTGGCGGAAATCATGAAGTTGTGGGGATGGAGCTGGGGGAAATATCTGTTGTTTGCCAACTTGGACCTGACCTCATACGTCGTTGACACGGGTACGCACTTTCCGGGTATGTCTCTTGGTTTCTCCCTTACGGTGCTGGCGGCTTATTTCTTGTTGTTTCATCTGATCGCCTGGTTGGTTTTTACGAAAAAGGATGTTTCGGTATGA
- a CDS encoding glycerophosphodiester phosphodiesterase: MFHFGKKLLIVTTLFVGLFISQATAALAASGGMPDENADKVITVAHRGASGYAPENTMAAFEKAVEMKADYIELDVQLSKDGHLVVIHDTTVDRTTDGTGKVGNLTLEELRKLDAGSYFGPEFAGERIPTLEEVLDAFRGKTGILIEMKAPHLYPGIEQKVADALAERNLDKPKNGKIIVQSFDFHSLKKFHNILPDVPIGVLTSGASHLTDHMLQEFKAYADYVNPHLSYVNKDLVNRIHALDMGIMAWTVRDQSQVAPLLEAGVDGIITDYPDYVPRHKD; encoded by the coding sequence ATGTTTCACTTCGGAAAGAAGTTGCTCATCGTTACAACACTGTTTGTTGGTTTGTTTATTTCCCAAGCAACGGCGGCCTTGGCCGCTTCTGGCGGGATGCCTGACGAGAATGCGGACAAAGTGATAACGGTTGCCCATCGCGGCGCTTCTGGATATGCGCCGGAAAACACGATGGCCGCATTTGAAAAAGCAGTAGAGATGAAAGCAGACTACATTGAGCTGGATGTACAGTTAAGCAAAGACGGTCATTTGGTAGTGATTCATGATACCACTGTCGACCGTACTACGGACGGTACCGGCAAAGTGGGTAACCTGACATTGGAAGAGCTGCGCAAACTGGATGCCGGCAGCTACTTTGGCCCGGAATTTGCGGGTGAACGTATTCCCACGCTCGAAGAGGTTTTAGATGCTTTCCGCGGTAAAACAGGGATTTTAATCGAAATGAAAGCTCCTCATCTCTATCCCGGCATTGAGCAAAAAGTGGCGGATGCGCTGGCGGAGCGAAATTTGGACAAACCGAAAAACGGGAAGATCATCGTTCAGTCGTTCGACTTCCATTCACTGAAAAAATTTCACAATATCCTTCCGGATGTACCGATCGGGGTTTTGACTTCAGGCGCCAGCCATCTTACTGATCACATGCTGCAAGAATTTAAAGCCTATGCCGACTATGTCAATCCTCATTTGTCATATGTCAATAAAGATTTGGTGAATCGCATCCATGCGCTGGATATGGGGATCATGGCTTGGACGGTCCGCGATCAGTCCCAAGTCGCACCTCTACTGGAGGCCGGGGTGGATGGCATTATTACCGATTATCCCGATTATGTTCCCCGCCACAAGGATTGA
- the thiM gene encoding hydroxyethylthiazole kinase, translated as MNILPFAQLLNRVREMRPLVHHITNTVTINDCANITLHTGGAPVMAHAPEEVEDMVGLASSLVLNIGTLTTLQVEAMLLAGKQANRRGIPVVLDPVGAGATRFRTESVHRILEEVQVTIVKGNAAEIATLAGEQAEVRGVDAGEVAADPIQAAQSLARQLNSVVVVTGKTDIITDGTRTACVDNGHHMMGCITGTGCMGASVLGCFAPVVDDPWIAAVAGVTAYTIAGEIGGEQADGPGSFKWRFFNAMAGLNAEKIAEKAKIRKISPSPKP; from the coding sequence ATGAACATTCTGCCATTCGCGCAACTGTTGAACCGGGTGAGGGAAATGCGCCCGTTGGTCCATCATATCACCAACACGGTGACGATCAACGATTGTGCCAATATCACCCTGCACACCGGCGGTGCTCCCGTCATGGCGCACGCACCGGAAGAAGTGGAGGATATGGTAGGGTTGGCATCCTCCCTGGTGCTGAACATCGGCACGTTGACGACGCTTCAGGTGGAGGCCATGCTGTTGGCGGGGAAACAGGCAAACCGCCGCGGCATCCCCGTGGTGTTGGACCCGGTGGGTGCCGGTGCGACCCGTTTTCGAACAGAAAGTGTTCACCGCATTTTGGAAGAGGTTCAAGTGACCATCGTGAAGGGGAATGCGGCGGAAATCGCCACATTGGCCGGGGAACAGGCCGAAGTACGCGGTGTGGACGCCGGAGAAGTGGCCGCTGATCCGATTCAGGCGGCTCAATCGTTGGCCAGACAACTGAACTCCGTGGTGGTGGTGACGGGGAAAACAGACATCATCACCGACGGAACCCGAACAGCTTGCGTCGACAACGGGCACCACATGATGGGGTGCATCACCGGAACCGGCTGTATGGGTGCCTCCGTTCTCGGGTGTTTTGCCCCGGTCGTTGACGATCCTTGGATCGCTGCTGTCGCCGGCGTCACCGCCTACACGATCGCGGGAGAGATCGGCGGGGAACAGGCGGACGGACCAGGCAGTTTCAAATGGCGGTTTTTCAATGCGATGGCCGGGCTGAACGCTGAAAAGATCGCGGAGAAAGCGAAAATCAGAAAGATCTCTCCCTCACCGAAACCTTGA
- the bacA gene encoding undecaprenyl-diphosphate phosphatase: MPDIIIGLILGMVEGLTEFAPVSSTGHMILVGHLLKFQGTDRASTFEVVVQLGSILAVVVVFWKRILSIVGLYKLPEEGTNGEKGHLNALHILCGMIPAVIVGGLFHDYIKENLFTANTVLIGLVAGGVIMIIAELFRRARPKATSLDQVTYGQAFTVGLFQCLALWPGFSRSGSTISGGLLVGMNHKTASEFTFILAVPMMVAASAKDLYESWDKLSVHDLPLFITGFVTAFVVAMLAIKYFLKLIDKVKLTPFALYRFAVAVVYGLLVL; the protein is encoded by the coding sequence ATGCCGGACATCATCATCGGTCTTATCTTGGGCATGGTGGAAGGGTTGACGGAGTTTGCACCCGTTTCTTCCACCGGTCACATGATTCTGGTCGGTCATTTACTCAAATTTCAAGGGACAGATCGTGCTTCCACGTTTGAAGTGGTCGTTCAGCTTGGATCGATTTTGGCTGTTGTGGTGGTCTTCTGGAAGAGAATCCTCAGCATCGTGGGGTTGTACAAATTGCCGGAAGAAGGGACGAATGGGGAAAAGGGCCATCTCAACGCTCTTCACATCCTGTGCGGGATGATTCCCGCCGTGATCGTGGGCGGATTATTCCATGATTACATCAAAGAGAATTTATTTACTGCCAATACCGTACTGATCGGCTTGGTTGCCGGCGGGGTGATCATGATCATCGCGGAGTTGTTCCGCCGGGCGCGTCCCAAAGCCACCAGTCTGGATCAGGTTACATACGGACAGGCATTTACGGTCGGCTTGTTTCAATGTTTGGCCCTGTGGCCCGGATTTTCGCGGTCGGGTTCGACGATTTCGGGCGGATTGTTGGTGGGCATGAACCACAAAACCGCTTCGGAGTTCACGTTTATTCTCGCCGTACCCATGATGGTGGCCGCTTCGGCCAAAGATTTGTATGAAAGCTGGGACAAGCTGTCCGTTCATGATCTGCCGTTGTTCATCACAGGTTTTGTGACAGCGTTTGTGGTGGCGATGTTGGCAATCAAATACTTCCTCAAGCTGATCGACAAGGTGAAGCTGACCCCGTTTGCCCTCTACCGTTTCGCCGTTGCGGTGGTGTACGGGCTGCTTGTCCTTTAG
- a CDS encoding adenosylcobinamide amidohydrolase — translation MHSTQIRQWTENGVSYRIGADYVAVRMEREWCVLSNAPVNGGWRRTNHLVNRHVPKGYCEADPIRETKEWMADHGFDAERTVTLLTAAWTDRAAVVKRSETGVTVTAVVTAGVSNAARAGKPGTVYTDVPSPGTINILLLVDGRLTEAAMVNAVITATEAKTAALQVLGVTDRDGDQATGTTTDVVAVAVSQRIVDGVVHHYAGLATPLGQAVGQAVYRAVIEALGG, via the coding sequence ATGCATTCGACGCAGATACGACAATGGACGGAAAACGGTGTCTCCTATCGTATCGGAGCCGATTATGTGGCTGTGAGGATGGAGCGGGAGTGGTGTGTGCTCAGCAACGCGCCGGTCAACGGCGGCTGGCGCCGGACCAACCATTTGGTGAATCGGCACGTTCCGAAGGGATATTGTGAGGCGGATCCCATCCGTGAGACAAAAGAGTGGATGGCGGATCACGGATTTGATGCCGAGCGGACCGTTACCCTGTTGACAGCGGCATGGACCGACCGGGCCGCTGTGGTGAAGCGGTCGGAAACAGGGGTGACGGTGACGGCCGTGGTGACGGCGGGGGTGAGCAATGCGGCACGGGCGGGCAAACCGGGGACTGTTTATACGGATGTGCCGTCACCGGGAACGATCAATATCCTGCTGTTGGTGGACGGCAGGCTGACCGAAGCCGCCATGGTCAACGCGGTGATAACGGCGACCGAAGCGAAAACGGCTGCATTGCAGGTACTGGGCGTGACGGACAGGGACGGAGATCAGGCGACGGGAACGACGACCGATGTGGTGGCGGTGGCGGTTTCCCAGCGTATCGTGGACGGCGTGGTGCATCATTATGCCGGATTGGCCACTCCTCTGGGACAGGCGGTCGGACAAGCTGTATACCGCGCGGTGATTGAGGCGTTGGGCGGATGA
- the cbiB gene encoding adenosylcobinamide-phosphate synthase CbiB, protein MMTAWMLLVAYILDRLVGDPRWLPHPVVGMGKAITATEKMLRRIMGRWKEKGKLTPIRTRLLGTVLPVVVAGGAFAVTWLLVISADAVHPWLGWGVETVLVAITIATKGLADAGRAIWSPLVKGDLREARRALSMVVGRDTERLDETEIVRGGVETIAENIVDAVTAPLFFAAIGGAPLAMAYRAVNTLDAMVGYRDERYLHLGWASARLDDLANWLPARLTVWPMLAAMWVLRLDGRNAWQIIKRDAHRHPSPNSGIPEAAMAGGLHIRLGGTNWYRGVPSHRAYLGDPTEALHPRHICQSIRVLYWTTGLFVWMLAVVIIGIDVATK, encoded by the coding sequence ATGATGACTGCATGGATGTTGCTGGTCGCGTACATATTGGACCGGTTGGTCGGTGATCCCCGCTGGCTGCCGCATCCCGTCGTCGGTATGGGAAAAGCGATCACGGCCACCGAAAAGATGTTGCGGCGCATCATGGGCAGATGGAAAGAAAAGGGGAAACTTACACCGATACGCACACGTCTCTTGGGGACCGTATTACCGGTCGTGGTGGCGGGGGGAGCGTTTGCCGTCACTTGGTTGTTGGTGATATCGGCTGATGCCGTCCACCCATGGTTGGGGTGGGGAGTGGAAACCGTGTTGGTCGCCATCACCATCGCCACGAAAGGATTGGCGGACGCGGGCAGGGCGATCTGGTCGCCGCTGGTCAAAGGTGATCTGAGAGAAGCCAGGCGCGCGTTATCCATGGTGGTGGGCAGGGACACCGAGCGGTTGGATGAAACGGAAATCGTGCGGGGAGGGGTGGAGACGATCGCCGAAAATATCGTGGACGCGGTGACGGCGCCGTTGTTTTTTGCGGCGATCGGCGGTGCCCCGTTGGCGATGGCGTACCGGGCGGTCAACACGCTGGACGCCATGGTCGGGTATCGGGATGAGCGGTATCTGCATTTGGGATGGGCTTCCGCCCGGCTTGACGATCTCGCCAATTGGTTGCCGGCCCGCTTGACCGTTTGGCCCATGTTGGCTGCCATGTGGGTTTTACGTTTGGATGGGCGTAACGCTTGGCAAATAATAAAGAGAGATGCACATCGGCATCCCAGCCCCAACAGCGGCATACCCGAGGCTGCGATGGCCGGCGGCTTGCACATCCGGTTGGGTGGAACCAATTGGTATCGAGGCGTGCCTTCTCACCGGGCGTATTTGGGCGATCCGACGGAGGCGTTGCATCCGCGTCATATTTGCCAATCCATCCGTGTATTGTATTGGACGACGGGGTTGTTTGTCTGGATGCTGGCAGTCGTCATCATCGGGATCGATGTTGCCACCAAGTAA
- a CDS encoding DUF3054 domain-containing protein: MQKSKSIISLIIGDLLVLVLFTVIGRISHNLPLSVGAVLWTTFPFALAWLVIAPLTGLYRPDIQTRFLSVTWRTGLAVLVAAPLGSYLRGILLGHHIIFIFYVITTVTLLLMIWLWRWGFTWWQHRSR, translated from the coding sequence ATGCAAAAAAGCAAATCTATCATCAGTCTGATCATCGGTGATCTGTTGGTATTGGTGCTGTTTACCGTGATCGGCCGAATCAGTCATAACCTGCCTTTGTCCGTCGGTGCAGTCCTTTGGACCACGTTTCCATTTGCACTGGCTTGGCTGGTGATCGCCCCGTTGACGGGGCTGTACCGCCCGGACATTCAGACCCGTTTTCTTTCCGTAACCTGGCGCACAGGGCTGGCGGTGTTGGTCGCCGCACCGTTGGGTTCATATTTGCGCGGCATTCTTCTCGGGCACCATATCATTTTCATTTTTTACGTGATCACGACGGTCACGCTGCTGTTGATGATATGGTTGTGGAGATGGGGGTTTACTTGGTGGCAACATCGATCCCGATGA
- a CDS encoding serine/threonine protein kinase, translating to MFWKPVEPLLEKIDLQYNPENEPVTVKFLPPPLELIGVGTDAVVVRHPEYPDIVFKVYAKERADAKEDEYRAYQRLDGSPYFAVCHGAGDRYLVLSYEEGMTLYDCLVQGVNIPESIIDEVEEARQYARSVGLNPRDIHLKNVLLQDGHAKIIDVSEYVKPGNDGRWDHLVQSYHLFYPYIAGKKIPVWMLEMVKRAYYVQQGAGDFSVQEFGRQLLNVLLKKWMKH from the coding sequence ATGTTCTGGAAACCGGTTGAACCGCTGTTAGAGAAAATCGACTTGCAATACAACCCGGAAAATGAGCCCGTCACTGTCAAGTTTTTGCCGCCGCCGTTGGAATTGATCGGCGTTGGTACGGATGCGGTGGTCGTGCGACACCCGGAATACCCGGATATCGTGTTCAAGGTATACGCAAAGGAACGGGCGGACGCCAAAGAGGACGAATATCGAGCATATCAACGACTGGACGGCTCCCCTTACTTTGCTGTGTGCCACGGTGCGGGAGACCGATATCTTGTGTTGAGCTACGAGGAAGGCATGACCTTGTATGATTGTCTGGTCCAAGGCGTGAACATCCCCGAAAGCATCATCGATGAAGTGGAGGAAGCCCGTCAGTACGCACGCAGTGTCGGCTTGAATCCACGCGATATCCATCTGAAAAACGTGCTGTTGCAGGATGGTCACGCCAAAATCATTGACGTGTCCGAGTATGTGAAACCGGGCAATGACGGACGTTGGGACCATTTGGTTCAATCCTATCATTTGTTCTATCCGTATATTGCGGGAAAGAAGATCCCGGTTTGGATGCTGGAGATGGTAAAACGGGCCTACTATGTGCAACAAGGGGCCGGGGATTTTTCCGTACAGGAATTTGGTCGGCAATTGTTGAACGTCCTGTTGAAAAAATGGATGAAACATTGA
- a CDS encoding cation diffusion facilitator family transporter yields the protein MKAYDYHHLNHVKERQSSTKTLWITLLLTLFFTVVEIVGGLLSHSLALLSDSAHMISDVLALGLSLTASYLATRNPNRKYTFGFLRFEIIASFLNGLALVVIAIGIFIESIHRLIQPRDIHMQLMLIIATVGLFVNIVLTIILSRSSKKEENLNIKSALWHFIGDLLSSVGIIVSSVLIYLTGYYIFDPLISMIIGGIIFYGGSKIIRESYLILMEAVPEKFDLDSIRQEISKVEGVKDVHELHLWAVSTDHYSLTAHVFIHEDVQPFEVIQAINHILKEKYGIEHSTIQIEHPAIHDHGDYGKQFLTVKC from the coding sequence GTGAAAGCTTATGATTACCACCACCTGAATCACGTAAAAGAACGGCAATCATCAACGAAAACATTATGGATCACCCTGTTGCTGACTTTATTTTTCACGGTCGTAGAGATTGTGGGTGGTTTGTTATCCCATTCTCTCGCTCTATTGTCCGATTCTGCTCACATGATTTCGGACGTTCTCGCTTTGGGCTTGAGTCTGACCGCCAGCTACCTGGCAACACGGAACCCCAATCGGAAATACACTTTCGGTTTCCTTCGTTTTGAGATTATCGCTTCATTCCTCAACGGACTGGCACTCGTCGTGATTGCCATCGGAATATTCATTGAGAGCATACACCGATTGATTCAGCCGCGAGACATTCACATGCAGCTGATGCTGATCATCGCTACGGTGGGATTGTTCGTAAACATTGTTCTCACCATCATTCTAAGTCGCAGCTCCAAGAAAGAAGAAAATTTGAACATCAAAAGTGCACTCTGGCACTTTATCGGCGACTTGCTCAGCTCCGTCGGGATTATTGTTTCTTCCGTTTTGATATACCTTACCGGTTATTACATTTTTGATCCGTTGATCAGTATGATCATCGGCGGGATCATTTTCTATGGAGGTTCAAAGATTATCCGAGAATCCTACCTGATTTTGATGGAAGCTGTGCCTGAGAAGTTTGATCTTGATTCAATCCGCCAAGAAATCAGCAAGGTGGAAGGGGTAAAGGACGTCCATGAATTGCATTTGTGGGCTGTCTCCACGGATCATTACTCCCTGACGGCACATGTTTTCATTCACGAAGATGTTCAACCGTTTGAAGTGATCCAAGCAATCAATCACATACTCAAAGAAAAATATGGGATCGAGCATTCGACCATTCAAATTGAACATCCGGCCATTCATGATCATGGAGATTACGGAAAACAGTTTTTGACGGTGAAATGCTAA